In a single window of the Papaver somniferum cultivar HN1 chromosome 8, ASM357369v1, whole genome shotgun sequence genome:
- the LOC113306448 gene encoding aspartic proteinase nepenthesin-2-like: MATIIASLLSKSNNPVVLFLIICFIFNQNSLVSGLSFKLIHRESLRSSLYPGNNLSHVDRTRCLIHLSESRVRHLESLRTSATNSTRVTNIRPTVDMPPDSGYVYIVQGPQYSCVNNQCIYNLSYVDTSTSKGILSNESFSFLSDGSIETLEDIIFGCGYKNVQPHLEGDIDGVLGQSSFLRFGDDIVIQPGSRVQTTPFYMYYGNPHMYSVNLLDISVGDAKYGMVRVGIEPGTFTSKPDGKGGCLIDSGAAITYIDSKAYIPFKQTVMAYFERLGLKTVTNMPYHLDLCYIYGNGEVSFPSIIFHFQGADFTVRPEFGFVIDDYSEGVEKYFCLGMKPRNDITLIGSMQQQNTRFIFDASPRRA, translated from the exons ATGGCAACAATAATTGCTTCTCTCCTTAGTAAAAGTAATAATCCAGTAGTTCTTTTCCTTATCATATGCTTTATCTTTAATCAAAATTCTCTTGTTAGCGGTTTAAGTTTTAAACTCATTCATAGAGAGTCTCTACGCTCTTCTCTCTACCCTGGTAACAATCTAAGTCATGTTGATCGAACTCGATGTCTCATACATCTATCTGAATCTAGAGTTCGTCATTTAGAATCTCTTCGAACTTCTGCTACAAATAGTACGCGAGTTACCAATATTCGTCCAACAGTAGATATGCCTCCTGACTCGGGCTATGTGTATATAGTCCAG GGACCTCAATACAGTTGTGTTAATAACCAGTGTATCTATAACCTGAGTTATGTGGATACAAGTACCAGCAAAGGTATTCTGTCCAACGAAAGCTTTTCATTTCTATCTGATGGTTCCATCGAAACTTTAGAGGACATAATCTTCGGTTGCGGCTACAAAAATGTACAACCCCATTTGGAAGGTGATATTGATGGCGTATTAG GTCAAAGTAGTTTCTTAAGGTTTGGCGATGATATTGTTATACAGCCAGGAAGCCGAGTTCAAACCACCCCATTTTATATGTACTACGGAAATCCACATATGTATTCAGTGAATCTTTTAGATATCAGTGTAGGAGATGCTAAATATGGAATGGTTCGGGTAGGCATAGAACCAGGTACGTTTACATCGAAACCTGATGGTAAAGGAGGTTGCCTTATCGACTCCGGAGCCGCAATTACTTATATTGATTCCAAAGCTTATATACCCTTTAAGCAAACAGTAATGGCATATTTTGAACGTCTTGGTCTTAAGACAGTCACAAATATGCCTTATCATCTGGATCTGTGTTACATATACGGCAATGGTGAGGTCAGCTTCCCAAGCATAATTTTCCATTTCCAAGGGGCTGATTTTACAGTGAGGCCAGAATTTGGGTTTGTTATCGATGATTATTCAGAGGGAGTAGAGAAGTATTTCTGCCTCGGAATGAAGCCTAGAAATGATATTACTCTCATAGGATCAATGCAACAACAAAATACCCGTTTTATTTTTGATGCAAGCCCTCGACGTgcataa